Proteins encoded by one window of Channa argus isolate prfri chromosome 13, Channa argus male v1.0, whole genome shotgun sequence:
- the znf341 gene encoding zinc finger protein 341 isoform X5, with protein MAKVEFLTQTTRMCLERPLYSLWVSTYITVPPSPLTHTLVQGNVLVSDDVLMSAISAFTSIDQPMATMQTPIQSNLSMHTAGVSYLQHHHLHHHHHHHHHHQQQQQQQQQQQQLQQQSQQQQQQSSHALPAGQTPAHSLPSGQSGQQPLSSQVPVSHSNSVVQVYSTLPHMSGGGGAEIHTLGLQPFHPVQVPSQCVESQSFTTPPVYSPVKQGTKTKTCTITTNMTELGDFEKVIIPKRPRSSKKSPDGAMAEQLKKKGPKLKCNFCEKIFSKNFDLQQHIRSHTGEKPFQCIVCGRAFAQKSNVKKHMQTHKVWPMGVASTVSRLPITVKVVPMTSTEEERGGELQFSQEGEQEEEQPQQQASQTQAEEEVAPTETSRDLEESAAEVRAVPGGSQEEAVQNGLHQAQMQAQSNQSQQCPAQTKQIVVIDSSYQCQFCGSKFKTYFQLKSHLTQHKGEQVYKCVLKSCSQTFQKLDQFLEHIRTHQEQLTYRCHLCSKVFPSLFELGVHQYSHCFCPQQNTRKETTIYRCVKCQSRYSTQEALEEHLLTASHSFPCPHCQKVFPCERYFRRHLPTHGVGGRFKCQICKKAFKTEHYLKLHKHIHSGEKPYKCSLCEATFNRKDKVKRHMLIHEPFKKYKCPFRTHVGCTKEFNRPDKLKAHILSHSGIKPYKCLFCQKAFSRRAHMLEHQQSHTDNYRFRCSTCNKGFTRQSYYRDHKCPAAVNGTGSEGGTGEAEGDKGAGVLMAEGKDGQDDGRRGRFLKKPMTGGDGREEDDSSTSSHEQEETHGGEKEEGEKRRSDEGCQAALTAIEGQLERQEEEEEDGVEHGSEALEQI; from the exons ATGGCCAAGGTGGAGTTCCTGACCCAAACAACCAGAATGTGTCTGGAACGCCCACTATACAGTCTATGG GTATCTACCTACATTACAGTCCCTCCATCTCCTCTGACACACACTTTAGTCCAAGGCAACGTGCTGGTCAGTGACGACGTTCTCATGTCAGCTATCTCAGCCTTCACTTCCATCGACCAGCCCATGGCCACCATGCAGACACCTAtacag AGCAACCTTAGCATGCACACAGCTGGTGTGTCCTACCTTCAGCACCATCAccttcaccaccaccaccaccatcaccatcatcatcaacaacaacaacaacaacaacaacaacaacaacaactacaacaacaatcacagcagcagcaacagcagtccTCCCATGCTCTGCCTGCTGGCCAGACGCCAGCCCACTCCCTGCCATCTGGACAGTCTGGCCAGCAGCCACTCTCTTCCCAAGTCCCAGTGAGTCACAGCAATTCAGTGGTCCAGGTGTACAGCACACTGCCCCACATGTCTGGAGGTGGTGGTGCAGAGATTCACACTCTAGGTCTCCAGCCTTTTCATCCTGTGCAA GTGCCCAGTCAGTGTGTGGAGAGTCAGTCATTTACTACCCCTCCTGTCTACAGCCCTGTGAAGCAGGGCACCAAAACAAAGACCTGCACCATCACCACCAACATGACAGAGCTGGGTGACTTTGAAAAGGTCATCATTCCCAAACGGCCCAGGAGTAGCAAAAAGAGCCCTGATGGAGCAATGG CAGAGCAACTGAAGAAAAAAGGTCCAAAATTGAAGTGCAATTTCTGTGAAAAAATCTTCTCTAAAAACTTTGATCTTCAGCAGCACATTAGAAG tcacacaggagagaaaccaTTTCAGTGTATTGTCTGTGGTCGAGCATTCGCCCAAAAGTCCAACGTGaagaaacacatgcagacacacaag GTATGGCCTATGGGTGTAGCCAGCACAGTGTCCAGACTACCAATCACAGTGAAGGTGGTGCCAATGACTTCtactgaggaggagagaggaggggagctgCAGTTTTCGCAGGAAGGCgaacaggaggaggaacagCCACAGCAGCAGGCCAGTCAAACACAGGCAGAAGAAGAGGTGGCTCCGACAG AAACTTCAAGGGATTTGGAGGAGAGTGCGGCCGAGGTTCGGGCTGTTCCAGGGGGCAGCCAAGAGGAAGCCGTGCAGAATGGGCTTCATCAGGCACAGATGCAGGCGCAGTCCAACCAGAGCCAACAATGTCCAGCTCAGACCAAGCAGATCGTTGTGATAGACAGCTCCTACCAGTGTCAGTTCTGCGGAAGCAAGTTCAAGACCTACTTCCAGCTCAAGTCCCACCTCACCCAGCACAAAGGGGAGCAG GTTTATAAGTGCGTGTTAAAGTCCTGCTCCCAGACCTTCCAGAAATTGGATCAGTTTTTGGAACACATCCGGACACACCAAGAGCAGCTGACGTACCGCTGCCACCTCTGCAGCAAGGTGTTTCCGTCGCTGTTTGAACTGGGAGTCCACCAGTACTCTCACTGCTTCTGCCCACAGCAGAACACACGCAAGGAGACCACCATCTACAG ATGTGTGAAATGTCAAAGCAGATATTCCACCCAGGAGGCGTTGGAAGAGCATCTCCTCACAGCCTCGCACAGCTTTCCGTGTCCTCACTGTCAAAAG GTTTTCCCATGTGAAAGATACTTCAGACGCCACCTCCCCACTCATGGCGTCGGAGGGAGGTTTAAGTGTCAGATCTGCAAGAAAGCCTTCAAGACAGAGCACTACCTCAAActccacaaacacatacattcag GTGAAAAGCCGTACAAATGCTCCCTCTGCGAGGCGACATTTAACAGAAAGGACAAAGTCAAAAGACACATGCTCATCCATGAACCCTTCAAGAAATACAAGTGTCCTTTCAG GACCCACGTGGGCTGCACCAAAGAATTCAACAGACCAGACAAGCTCAAAGCCCACATCCTGTCACATTCTG GTATCAAACCCTACAagtgtttattttgtcagaaaGCATTCAGCCGCAGGGCTCACATGCTCGAGCATCAGCAGTCCCACACCGATAACTACCGCTTCAGATGCTCCACTTGCAACAAGGGATTCACTAGGCAGAGCTATTACAGAGATCACAAGTGCCCTGCAGCTGTGAatgggacaggaagtgaaggagggactggagaggcgGAAGGAGACAAGGGCGCAGGAGtgctgatggcagaggggaaggaTGGACAGGACGATGGTAGAAGAGGCAGGTTTCTGAAAAAGCCAATGACCGGGGGAGATGGCCGAGAGGAGGACGACAGCTCCACCAGCAGCCATGAACAAGAGGAAACACATGggggggagaaggaggagggagagaaaaggaggagtgATGAGGGATGTCAGGCTGCACTCACTGCTATTGAAGGGCAGTTGGAAagacaagaggaagaggaggaggatggtgtAGAACATGGCAGTGAAGCACTGGAGCAGATTTAA